A genome region from Aliivibrio salmonicida LFI1238 includes the following:
- a CDS encoding IS982-like element ISVsa6 family transposase: MNKLVDIFCDVDDFCYQFLSQWEKYLVEASERKRKRQSVMSTSECMTIVIAFHQSNHRDFKNFYIGLVHQYWKGYFPNLLSYTRFVSKMPSLIAPMCAYFQSIKGKPTGIAFVDSTSLKVCHNIRIPRHKVFDGVAKRGKGTMGWFFGFKLHLLINHLGEIISLKITAGNVNDRTPVPDLCKELSGKLYADKGYIGKKLSESLKNSDVDLVTTSRKNMKAKEISAFDKAMLSKRYIIETINDQLKNISQIEHSRHRSVTGFMLNVISGVVAYCLKKQKPRIKLSECEFELILA, from the coding sequence ATGAATAAATTAGTTGATATATTTTGTGATGTCGATGATTTTTGTTATCAATTCTTATCTCAATGGGAAAAATACCTTGTTGAGGCTAGTGAGAGAAAAAGAAAACGTCAGTCAGTAATGTCTACTAGTGAATGTATGACTATTGTCATCGCTTTTCATCAATCAAATCATAGAGATTTCAAGAACTTCTATATCGGGTTAGTTCATCAATATTGGAAAGGATACTTTCCAAATTTACTTAGCTACACTCGATTTGTGAGCAAAATGCCTAGCCTAATCGCCCCAATGTGTGCCTATTTTCAATCTATCAAAGGTAAGCCGACTGGCATTGCTTTTGTTGACTCCACGAGTCTTAAAGTATGCCATAACATTCGAATTCCTCGCCATAAAGTCTTTGATGGTGTTGCGAAAAGAGGAAAAGGTACCATGGGATGGTTTTTCGGCTTCAAACTTCATTTATTGATTAACCATCTTGGAGAAATTATTTCGCTGAAAATCACAGCTGGCAATGTAAATGATAGGACTCCTGTACCTGATTTATGCAAAGAACTCTCGGGGAAATTGTACGCTGATAAAGGGTACATAGGTAAAAAGTTGAGTGAGAGCTTAAAGAACTCTGATGTCGATTTAGTGACTACCTCGCGAAAAAACATGAAAGCAAAAGAGATAAGTGCTTTTGATAAGGCTATGTTATCAAAGAGATACATTATCGAAACGATAAATGACCAATTGAAGAATATCTCTCAAATTGAACATAGCCGTCATCGTAGCGTGACTGGTTTCATGCTAAATGTAATTTCAGGCGTTGTGGCTTATTGTTTAAAAAAACAAAAGCCACGAATTAAGCTATCAGAATGTGAATTTGAACTAATCCTCGCTTAA
- the birA gene encoding bifunctional biotin--[acetyl-CoA-carboxylase] ligase/biotin operon repressor BirA — protein MKEHLKKLEILKALSDGSFHSGEDLGDDIGVSRAAISKHIKGIQEWGLSIYRIQGKGYALSSPLELLSVDQVICKDLPQTSILGVVDSTNQFLLDQMTVLKKGQSCFAEYQVAGRGRRGRTWVSPFGSNIYCSIFWRFDNGLAATMGLSLAIGIAVVDALEVIGCKGLKLKWPNDIYWNELKLAGVLIELSGQSGGSADVVIGIGINIELNEKSALVIDQPWVDLMTILGERNIRNKLASELLVSLNKTLLEFEHSGLQSFINRWKELDNFIDESITLTMGSQSIHGVCRGINSQGAILLERNCIVESYFGGEISVRKA, from the coding sequence ATGAAGGAACACTTGAAAAAGCTAGAAATATTGAAGGCGCTCAGTGATGGTTCTTTTCATTCAGGTGAGGACTTAGGTGATGACATTGGCGTATCCAGAGCTGCCATAAGCAAGCATATCAAGGGGATTCAGGAGTGGGGATTATCAATATATAGAATTCAGGGTAAAGGTTATGCTTTATCTTCTCCTTTAGAATTACTCTCAGTAGATCAGGTAATATGTAAGGATCTGCCACAAACTTCAATTCTTGGTGTTGTTGATTCTACAAATCAGTTCTTATTGGACCAAATGACTGTGCTTAAAAAAGGGCAATCTTGCTTTGCTGAATATCAAGTGGCAGGGCGAGGAAGGAGAGGTCGAACATGGGTATCTCCATTCGGTAGTAATATCTACTGTTCTATATTCTGGAGATTTGATAATGGACTTGCCGCAACCATGGGATTAAGTTTAGCAATTGGAATTGCTGTTGTTGACGCCCTAGAAGTTATTGGTTGTAAAGGCTTAAAGCTGAAATGGCCGAATGATATTTATTGGAATGAATTAAAGTTAGCAGGTGTTCTTATTGAGCTTTCCGGTCAATCAGGAGGAAGTGCAGATGTGGTTATTGGAATTGGCATCAATATAGAGTTGAATGAAAAATCTGCTTTAGTGATTGATCAACCTTGGGTTGATTTGATGACTATATTAGGTGAAAGGAACATCAGGAATAAGCTTGCGAGTGAATTATTAGTATCCTTAAATAAAACATTACTTGAGTTTGAGCATTCGGGGCTACAGTCTTTCATCAACCGATGGAAAGAACTTGATAATTTTATAGATGAAAGCATCACGCTTACCATGGGTAGCCAATCTATTCATGGTGTTTGTCGAGGTATAAATTCGCAAGGTGCGATATTGCTTGAACGTAACTGTATCGTCGAATCTTATTTCGGTGGTGAGATTTCAGTTAGAAAAGCGTGA
- the rplL gene encoding 50S ribosomal protein L7/L12 — MSITNEQILDAVAEMSVMQVVELIEAMEEKFGVTAAAAVVAGGAAAEAAEEQTEFDVILTAIGGNKVSVIKAVRGATGLGLKEAKGLVDSAPAALKEGVDKAEAEGLKAQLEEAGATVEIK, encoded by the coding sequence ATGTCTATTACTAACGAGCAAATCCTAGACGCAGTTGCAGAAATGTCTGTAATGCAAGTTGTTGAGCTTATCGAAGCTATGGAAGAAAAATTCGGTGTTACTGCTGCTGCTGCAGTAGTTGCTGGTGGCGCTGCTGCTGAAGCTGCTGAAGAGCAAACTGAATTTGATGTTATCCTAACTGCCATTGGCGGAAACAAAGTTTCTGTAATCAAAGCAGTACGTGGCGCTACAGGTCTTGGCCTGAAAGAAGCGAAGGGTCTAGTTGATTCTGCTCCTGCTGCACTTAAAGAAGGCGTTGACAAAGCTGAAGCTGAAGGCCTTAAAGCACAGCTTGAAGAAGCTGGTGCAACTGTTGAAATCAAGTAA
- the nusG gene encoding transcription termination/antitermination protein NusG, with the protein MSEAPKKRWYVVQAFSGFEGRVSQSLREYIKMHNMEELFGEVLVPTEEVVEMRAGQRRKSERKFFPGYVLVQMIMNDESWYLVRSIPRVMGFIGGTSDRPAPITDKEADAILNRLQQASEAPRPKTLFEAGEVVRVTEGPFADFNGTVENVDYEKSRIKVSVSIFGRATPVELEFSQVEKN; encoded by the coding sequence ATGAGTGAAGCTCCAAAGAAACGTTGGTATGTAGTTCAAGCCTTTTCAGGGTTTGAAGGTCGTGTATCTCAATCGTTACGCGAATATATTAAAATGCATAACATGGAAGAGTTATTTGGCGAAGTACTTGTACCAACTGAAGAAGTGGTAGAAATGCGTGCCGGTCAGCGTCGTAAAAGCGAACGTAAATTTTTCCCTGGTTACGTGTTAGTGCAAATGATCATGAATGATGAATCATGGTACTTGGTACGTAGTATTCCACGTGTTATGGGATTCATTGGTGGTACTTCAGATCGCCCTGCACCAATTACTGATAAAGAAGCTGATGCAATTTTAAATCGTCTTCAACAAGCGAGTGAAGCACCTCGCCCTAAAACGTTATTTGAAGCTGGTGAAGTGGTTCGTGTTACTGAAGGACCATTTGCTGACTTTAACGGTACTGTTGAAAATGTTGATTACGAAAAAAGTCGCATCAAAGTGTCAGTTTCTATCTTTGGCCGTGCAACTCCAGTTGAACTAGAGTTTAGCCAAGTAGAAAAAAACTGA
- the rplA gene encoding 50S ribosomal protein L1, with translation MTKLTKRMRNIREKVEVTKDYEINEAIALLKELATANFNESVDVAVNLGIDARKSDQNVRGATVLPHGTGRNVRVAVFTQGANAEAAKEAGADLVGMEDLAELVKKGEMNFDVVVASPDAMRVVGQLGTILGPRGLMPNPKVGTVTPNVAQAVKNAKAGQVRYRNDKNGIIHTTIGKVDFDGAQLKENLESLLVALKKAKPTSAKGVFLKKVSISTTMGAGVSLDQSTLETTTK, from the coding sequence ATGACTAAACTTACTAAGCGTATGCGTAATATCCGCGAAAAAGTGGAAGTTACTAAAGACTACGAAATCAACGAAGCAATTGCTCTTCTTAAAGAATTAGCAACAGCTAACTTTAATGAAAGCGTTGACGTTGCTGTTAACCTTGGCATTGATGCACGTAAATCAGACCAAAACGTACGTGGTGCAACTGTACTACCACACGGTACTGGTCGTAATGTTCGTGTTGCTGTGTTCACTCAAGGTGCAAACGCAGAAGCTGCTAAAGAAGCAGGCGCTGATCTAGTAGGCATGGAAGATCTTGCTGAGCTAGTTAAGAAAGGCGAAATGAACTTTGACGTTGTTGTTGCTTCTCCAGATGCAATGCGCGTTGTTGGTCAACTAGGTACAATCCTAGGTCCTCGCGGTCTTATGCCAAACCCTAAAGTTGGTACTGTAACTCCTAACGTTGCTCAAGCAGTTAAAAATGCTAAAGCTGGTCAGGTTCGTTACCGTAACGACAAAAACGGCATCATCCACACTACTATCGGTAAAGTGGACTTTGATGGCGCTCAACTTAAAGAGAACTTAGAATCTCTTCTAGTTGCACTGAAAAAAGCAAAACCTACTTCAGCTAAAGGTGTTTTCCTGAAGAAGGTAAGCATCTCAACTACAATGGGTGCTGGTGTTTCTCTAGATCAATCTACTTTAGAGACAACAACAAAGTAA
- the rplK gene encoding 50S ribosomal protein L11 — protein sequence MAKKVEAYIKLQVAAGMANPSPPVGPALGQHGVNIMEFCKAFNARTESVEKGLPTPVVISVYSDRSFTFITKTPPAAVLLKKAAGVKSGSGRPNSDKVGTVTDSQIQEIAETKAADMTGADIEAMKRSIAGTARSMGLVVEG from the coding sequence ATGGCTAAGAAAGTTGAAGCTTATATCAAACTGCAAGTTGCAGCAGGTATGGCGAACCCAAGTCCACCAGTTGGTCCTGCTCTAGGTCAACACGGTGTAAATATCATGGAATTCTGTAAAGCGTTTAACGCAAGAACAGAATCTGTTGAGAAAGGTCTACCTACTCCAGTAGTTATCTCTGTATACAGCGACCGTTCTTTTACGTTCATTACTAAGACTCCACCAGCAGCAGTTCTTCTTAAGAAAGCTGCAGGCGTTAAGTCTGGTTCTGGCCGTCCAAACAGTGACAAAGTTGGTACTGTTACAGACTCTCAAATACAAGAGATCGCAGAAACTAAAGCTGCGGACATGACTGGTGCTGACATTGAAGCTATGAAGCGTTCAATTGCTGGTACTGCTCGTTCTATGGGCCTAGTGGTAGAGGGTTAA
- the secE gene encoding preprotein translocase subunit SecE, whose amino-acid sequence MKTNTETTETSGAVDTIKWLLVLVLLSAAVIGNYLLADLSVVIRAAGVVALIAAAGGIAAFTAKGQTAIEFARESRMEVRKVVWPTRQETTQTTFIVLAVCIVMALILWGIDGIMVRLIGLITGV is encoded by the coding sequence ATGAAAACAAATACTGAGACGACAGAAACTTCAGGCGCAGTTGATACAATAAAGTGGTTACTAGTTTTAGTTCTACTTTCTGCTGCGGTAATTGGTAATTATTTACTAGCTGATTTGTCTGTTGTTATTCGAGCTGCCGGCGTAGTTGCATTAATTGCTGCTGCTGGTGGTATTGCTGCCTTCACAGCAAAAGGTCAAACTGCAATTGAATTTGCTCGCGAATCAAGAATGGAAGTACGTAAGGTTGTTTGGCCTACACGGCAAGAAACAACACAAACAACTTTCATTGTTCTTGCTGTATGTATCGTAATGGCTCTTATTTTATGGGGTATTGATGGTATTATGGTAAGACTAATTGGCTTAATCACAGGTGTTTGA
- the coaA gene encoding type I pantothenate kinase: protein MNPYLNFTRKSWAELRNSIPLTLTEIELMALRGINENININEVSEIYLPLIRLIQLHIESYQQKNIILDNFLLNKGFQSPFIIGIAGSVAVGKSTTARILQTLLTQLLPELSTQLVTTDGFLYPNKYLNEHNIMHKKGFPESYDIQTLVSFVSDIKSGKANVKAPVYSHLTYDVTNEKKVINKPDILIIEGLNVLQNGSDYPHDNHNTFVSDFLDFSIYVDAAPILLKQWYVDRFLKLRISTFKKDNSYFSHYTGLSIEKSIEKAEHIWNTINGLNLTENILPTKERASLILTKGEHHSIEYVSIKK from the coding sequence GTGAATCCATACCTAAATTTCACTCGAAAGAGCTGGGCAGAATTACGTAATTCAATACCTTTAACGCTCACAGAAATCGAATTAATGGCATTACGAGGGATTAATGAAAATATAAATATAAATGAAGTCTCAGAAATATATTTGCCGTTGATACGTTTGATCCAATTACATATAGAAAGCTATCAACAAAAAAATATTATCCTCGATAACTTCCTTTTAAACAAAGGCTTCCAATCTCCATTCATTATTGGTATCGCGGGAAGCGTTGCTGTTGGTAAAAGTACGACAGCTCGTATTTTACAAACGCTATTAACTCAATTGCTTCCAGAATTGAGCACTCAGCTAGTAACCACTGATGGATTTTTATATCCCAACAAATATTTAAATGAACATAATATTATGCATAAGAAGGGATTTCCTGAATCTTATGATATTCAAACCTTAGTTTCCTTTGTTTCAGATATAAAATCAGGTAAGGCAAACGTAAAAGCACCAGTATATTCGCATTTGACCTACGATGTGACAAATGAAAAAAAAGTAATTAATAAACCTGACATACTAATAATTGAAGGCTTAAATGTACTTCAAAATGGCAGTGATTACCCTCACGATAACCATAATACTTTCGTTTCTGATTTTCTTGATTTTTCGATTTATGTCGATGCGGCACCCATATTACTAAAACAGTGGTATGTAGATCGTTTTCTTAAATTAAGAATCAGTACATTCAAAAAAGATAATTCTTACTTCTCACACTACACAGGATTATCCATTGAAAAATCCATTGAAAAAGCAGAGCATATTTGGAATACCATCAATGGATTAAATTTAACTGAAAATATATTACCTACCAAAGAAAGAGCCAGTTTAATTCTAACGAAAGGTGAACATCATTCTATTGAATACGTATCGATAAAAAAATAA
- the tuf gene encoding elongation factor Tu yields MSKEKFERTKPHVNVGTIGHVDHGKTTLTAAICTTLAKIYGGVAKDFASIDNAPEERERGITISTSHVEYDTPARHYAHVDCPGHADYVKNMITGAAQMDGGILVVAATDGPMPQTREHILLGRQVGIPFIVVFMNKCDMVDDEELLELVEMEVRELLSEYDYPGDDLPVIQGSALGALNGEKQWEDKIIELAEALDTYIPLPERAVDMPFLLPIEDVFSIQGRGTVVTGRIERGILRVGDEVEIIGIKETTVSTCTGVEMFRKLLDEGRAGENVGALLRGTKRDDVERGQVLAAKGSINPHTKFESEVYVLSKDEGGRHTPFFKGYRPQFYFRTTDVTGDITLPEGVEMVMPGDNVQMTVELIAPIAMDEGLRFAIREGGRTVGAGVVAKIFA; encoded by the coding sequence ATGTCTAAAGAAAAATTTGAACGTACGAAACCGCACGTAAACGTTGGTACAATCGGCCACGTTGACCACGGTAAAACAACTCTAACTGCTGCTATCTGTACTACACTTGCAAAAATTTACGGTGGCGTAGCTAAAGATTTCGCATCAATCGATAACGCTCCTGAAGAGCGCGAGCGTGGTATCACAATCTCAACTTCTCACGTTGAGTACGATACTCCTGCACGTCACTATGCACACGTTGACTGTCCTGGACACGCCGATTATGTTAAAAACATGATCACTGGTGCTGCTCAAATGGATGGTGGTATCCTAGTTGTTGCTGCAACTGATGGCCCTATGCCACAAACACGTGAGCACATCCTACTTGGTCGTCAAGTTGGTATTCCTTTCATCGTTGTGTTCATGAACAAATGTGACATGGTTGATGATGAAGAACTTCTTGAGCTAGTAGAAATGGAAGTTCGTGAACTTCTTTCTGAATACGATTACCCAGGTGATGATTTACCAGTAATCCAAGGTTCAGCTCTTGGCGCTCTAAACGGCGAAAAACAATGGGAAGATAAAATCATTGAGCTTGCAGAAGCTCTAGATACATATATTCCTCTTCCTGAACGTGCTGTTGACATGCCTTTCCTACTTCCTATTGAAGATGTATTCTCAATTCAAGGTCGTGGTACAGTTGTTACTGGTCGTATCGAACGTGGTATTCTACGTGTAGGCGACGAAGTAGAAATCATTGGTATCAAAGAAACTACAGTTTCTACATGTACTGGTGTTGAAATGTTCCGTAAACTGCTTGACGAAGGTCGTGCTGGTGAGAACGTTGGTGCACTTCTACGTGGTACTAAGCGTGATGACGTTGAACGTGGCCAAGTACTTGCTGCTAAAGGTTCAATCAACCCACACACTAAATTTGAGTCAGAAGTATACGTTCTTTCTAAAGATGAAGGCGGCCGTCATACTCCTTTCTTCAAAGGCTACCGTCCACAGTTCTACTTCCGTACAACGGATGTAACTGGTGATATCACACTTCCTGAAGGTGTTGAAATGGTAATGCCTGGTGATAACGTTCAAATGACGGTTGAGCTAATTGCTCCAATCGCAATGGACGAAGGTCTACGCTTCGCAATCCGTGAAGGTGGCCGTACAGTTGGTGCTGGTGTTGTTGCTAAAATCTTCGCTTAA
- a CDS encoding GNAT family N-acetyltransferase yields MNLTVSHLNKMRLPLLHKIYKENYPSGKPKGKEEILILEDDKKIIGSVRIKTYQDCNFLTGMMIIENRRRKKLGNYFLKEIMTRIDNIQNCYCFCEPSLLSFYTQNHFIIAESKFTPNVIRSKFERYSNSGKKLHLLRYKKD; encoded by the coding sequence ATGAATCTTACTGTTTCTCACTTAAACAAAATGCGCTTACCTCTTCTTCATAAGATTTATAAAGAGAATTACCCATCAGGCAAACCTAAAGGGAAAGAAGAAATATTAATACTTGAAGACGACAAGAAAATCATAGGTTCTGTCCGTATAAAGACTTATCAAGATTGTAATTTCTTAACCGGTATGATGATAATTGAGAATAGAAGAAGAAAAAAACTAGGTAACTATTTCTTAAAAGAAATCATGACTCGTATAGATAATATTCAAAATTGCTATTGTTTTTGTGAACCCTCTCTTTTATCTTTTTATACTCAAAACCACTTTATCATCGCAGAGTCAAAGTTCACTCCAAATGTTATTAGGTCCAAATTTGAACGATACTCAAATTCAGGAAAAAAACTTCATCTTCTACGATATAAAAAAGATTAA
- the tnpA gene encoding IS66 family insertion sequence element accessory protein TnpA, whose amino-acid sequence MQKDKKRTPEQWHALFESQQSSKLSAAEFCRNHNILPKTFSARKARWKQKINASTFLKVEALTSTIIATPQLPDIQLSIGKLRLTLPANTEPHWIGLLLKGYQS is encoded by the coding sequence ATGCAAAAAGATAAAAAGAGAACACCAGAGCAATGGCACGCTCTATTTGAATCTCAGCAATCTAGCAAGCTTAGTGCCGCTGAATTTTGTCGTAACCATAATATTCTGCCAAAGACATTTAGTGCACGTAAAGCACGATGGAAACAAAAGATTAACGCTTCTACTTTCTTGAAAGTAGAAGCGTTAACATCAACTATCATCGCCACTCCACAATTACCAGATATTCAACTTTCTATCGGAAAATTGCGATTAACATTGCCAGCTAATACTGAACCTCACTGGATAGGACTCTTATTAAAAGGGTATCAATCATGA
- the pssA gene encoding CDP-diacylglycerol--serine O-phosphatidyltransferase encodes MNSTTHESKEQLRKLPMLSQHPENIKTLHTAEDFRYELLNQIKKATKRIYIVALYLENDDAGREIFTALYEAKQKQPSLDVNVLVDWHRAQRGLIGAEKSDGNAALYREFSETYKYPINVLGVPVRNKEVFGVLHLKGFIFDDTVVYSGASLNDVYLAHKDKYRFDRYHILNNTFLANSMVSLISKTLVASDAVNCLSQANRPDTKSLKPAIKELRQQLSIVNYQFIPQTRKVGEVGVTPLIGLGRKGNRLNKYIQLLLASAVSEITICTPYFNFPKQIAKELKKALRRGVKVTIIVGDKTANDFYIAPEEDFRTIAGLPYLYEMNLRHFAKSNETSIASRQLSIHLWKHENNSFHLKGLWVDNEFTLITGSNLNPRAWKLDLENGLLLQDPEKLLITEKESELKVILQHTQLVGSYKQVDKLESYPIPVKRLIKRIKRIKADHILNQIL; translated from the coding sequence ATGAACTCAACAACTCATGAAAGTAAAGAGCAGCTACGTAAACTCCCTATGTTGTCTCAACATCCTGAGAATATAAAGACCCTTCATACAGCTGAAGATTTTCGGTATGAACTATTAAACCAAATAAAAAAAGCTACAAAACGCATCTACATTGTGGCTCTATATCTTGAAAATGATGATGCAGGTAGAGAAATTTTCACCGCATTATATGAAGCAAAACAAAAACAACCATCATTAGATGTGAATGTTCTAGTTGATTGGCACAGAGCACAAAGAGGCTTAATTGGTGCCGAAAAAAGCGATGGTAATGCTGCTCTCTATCGTGAATTTTCCGAAACTTACAAGTACCCAATAAATGTATTAGGTGTACCTGTAAGGAATAAAGAAGTTTTCGGTGTCCTACACCTTAAAGGCTTTATTTTTGATGATACCGTCGTTTATAGTGGCGCAAGCTTAAATGATGTATATCTTGCTCATAAAGATAAATATCGCTTTGATCGATACCATATACTGAACAATACATTCTTAGCCAATTCTATGGTGTCACTTATCTCCAAAACACTTGTAGCTAGTGACGCTGTAAATTGCTTATCACAGGCCAATCGACCAGATACAAAATCATTAAAGCCTGCAATCAAAGAGCTAAGGCAACAATTAAGCATTGTAAATTACCAATTTATACCTCAAACAAGAAAAGTAGGTGAAGTTGGTGTTACACCTTTAATTGGTTTAGGTCGCAAAGGTAACCGCTTAAACAAATACATACAATTATTGCTTGCATCTGCGGTAAGTGAAATAACAATATGTACTCCTTATTTCAACTTTCCAAAACAGATTGCGAAAGAACTAAAAAAAGCACTCCGTCGAGGAGTGAAAGTGACTATTATCGTTGGTGACAAAACAGCTAACGACTTCTATATCGCTCCAGAAGAGGATTTTAGAACGATAGCAGGACTTCCCTATTTATATGAGATGAACCTTCGACACTTTGCAAAATCAAATGAGACATCTATTGCAAGTCGACAGCTATCAATCCATTTATGGAAACATGAGAATAATAGTTTTCACTTAAAAGGTTTGTGGGTTGATAATGAATTCACCCTAATCACTGGTAGTAATTTAAACCCAAGAGCTTGGAAATTAGACCTAGAAAATGGGTTGTTATTACAAGATCCAGAAAAATTGCTAATCACCGAAAAAGAATCCGAACTAAAGGTAATACTTCAACATACTCAATTAGTCGGTTCTTACAAACAAGTCGATAAACTAGAATCTTATCCCATCCCTGTAAAGCGTTTAATAAAACGCATTAAACGAATAAAAGCCGACCACATACTAAATCAAATTTTATAA
- the rplJ gene encoding 50S ribosomal protein L10, with amino-acid sequence MALNLQDKKAIVAEVNEAASGALSAVVADSRGVTVGAMTSLRKQAREAGVYMRVVRNTLARRAVEGTQYECLQDTFTGPSLLAFSNEHPGAAARLFKDFAKENKNFEIKAAAFEGAVTDADVLATLPTYDEAIARLMMCMKEASAGKLVRTIAAVRDQKEEAEA; translated from the coding sequence ATGGCTTTAAATCTTCAAGACAAAAAAGCAATTGTTGCTGAAGTCAACGAAGCAGCCAGTGGTGCACTTTCTGCAGTTGTAGCTGACTCTCGTGGCGTTACTGTTGGCGCAATGACTTCTCTACGTAAACAAGCGCGTGAAGCGGGTGTTTACATGAGAGTTGTTCGTAACACACTAGCACGTCGTGCAGTAGAAGGTACTCAGTATGAGTGTCTACAAGACACATTTACTGGCCCATCTCTACTTGCATTCTCTAACGAGCACCCAGGTGCCGCAGCACGTCTTTTTAAAGACTTTGCTAAAGAGAATAAAAACTTCGAGATTAAAGCTGCTGCATTTGAAGGCGCAGTTACTGATGCTGATGTACTAGCGACACTACCAACTTACGACGAAGCAATTGCACGCTTAATGATGTGCATGAAAGAAGCTTCTGCTGGTAAATTGGTACGTACTATCGCTGCTGTTCGTGATCAAAAAGAAGAAGCTGAGGCATAA
- the murB gene encoding UDP-N-acetylmuramate dehydrogenase, whose amino-acid sequence MNILLNKNLRPFNSFSIDVNADVIIEANSINDFIDIWSNDDYRSSIKLPLGRGSNTLFCNDFSGVIVLNRILGKEVTETETDYLLSVSSGEDWPSFVKWCVEHNYNGIENLAMIPGCVGSAPIQNIGAYGLEFKDVCDYVEYLDLESLNIKRLSKSECDFGYRDSIFKKSLKDKVIITSVGFKLSKSWAPLLTYGPLADLSSVVGVTAESVFKAICDIRSLKLPNPEVLGNAGSFFKNPIVSDECYLKLSKNFPTLPAYTVSDGKKISAGWLIDHAGLKGFSINDAQVHKEQALVLINNGNATSKDILELARHVQKTIFDIYHIELEHEVRFYFSGKETSLSELFE is encoded by the coding sequence ATGAATATTTTATTAAATAAAAATCTTCGCCCTTTTAATAGTTTTTCTATTGACGTTAATGCGGATGTTATTATCGAAGCAAATTCAATAAATGATTTTATTGATATATGGTCAAATGACGATTATCGCTCATCGATTAAGTTACCATTAGGGCGAGGCAGTAACACTTTATTTTGTAATGATTTTTCTGGTGTTATTGTACTTAACCGAATTTTGGGTAAAGAAGTAACGGAAACAGAAACTGATTATTTATTATCTGTTTCAAGCGGCGAAGATTGGCCTAGTTTTGTTAAGTGGTGTGTAGAGCATAATTACAATGGTATTGAAAATCTTGCAATGATCCCTGGTTGTGTAGGATCTGCTCCTATTCAAAATATTGGTGCATACGGTTTAGAGTTTAAAGATGTTTGTGATTATGTTGAGTATTTAGATTTAGAATCATTGAACATTAAACGTTTATCAAAAAGTGAATGTGATTTTGGTTATAGAGATTCAATTTTCAAGAAATCATTAAAAGATAAAGTAATCATTACATCTGTCGGTTTTAAATTATCAAAATCGTGGGCCCCACTTTTGACGTATGGGCCGCTTGCTGATTTAAGTAGTGTGGTAGGAGTAACCGCTGAATCTGTATTTAAAGCTATTTGTGATATTCGCTCTCTTAAATTACCCAATCCTGAAGTGCTTGGGAATGCCGGTAGTTTTTTTAAAAATCCTATCGTATCAGATGAATGTTATTTAAAACTATCGAAAAATTTTCCTACTCTGCCTGCATATACCGTCTCTGATGGAAAGAAAATATCTGCAGGTTGGTTGATAGATCACGCGGGACTTAAAGGTTTCTCGATTAACGATGCCCAAGTGCATAAAGAACAAGCTCTTGTACTAATCAACAATGGAAATGCAACATCGAAAGATATTTTAGAGTTAGCTCGCCATGTTCAAAAAACAATTTTTGATATTTATCATATAGAGTTGGAACATGAAGTTCGATTTTATTTTTCGGGCAAAGAAACGTCACTCTCGGAGTTGTTTGAATGA